One region of Catenuloplanes indicus genomic DNA includes:
- the tmk gene encoding dTMP kinase yields MKALRSVMRIRPFRRLWIVLGVASLGDWLGLLATAIFASAQVTGSAAKGLVFGSTIAVRLLPALVLGPVAGVLADRFDRRLTMVVCDILRFLLFLSIPLTALAVDNPGLIVTWAAIATFLIEAITLIWIPAKEAAVPNLIPRARLEISNQLSLITTYGITPVIAALSLSALDAIVRSGVVPQPPEWGEPAQLALYFNAFSRLALAAVVFFGIKEISGRGDRREQQDQGMLRQFAEGWKYVGKTPMVRGLVLGILGAFGGGGIVIGTARFFTASLGAGDAAFYLLFGTLFIGLGAGIGLGPVIIRDLSRRRWFGMSIVLAAGSVMFLAFAIHLAMAILGALMVGAGAGMAFLAGTTLLGGEIGDDVRGRVFAVVNTGTRMILMIAIALSGVIVGAGGSRRVEIAGLSISFSSTRALLLVAGAVGIVAGISAFRQMDDKRGVPVLADLWGSMRGRPLSAAEPRHAAGLFVVFEGGEGAGKSTQVKALADALREHGRTVVVTREPGATEIGAEIRNLVLHGSPPSPRAEALLYAADRAHHVATVVRPALGRGEVVISDRYIDSSLAYQGAGRTLPVEEISWLSSWATGGLKPDLVVLLDVDPSVGLSRVSGRGEGTDRLESEATAFHERVRYAFLDLAAADPRRYLVLDASRSPEELSGAIMERVLGMTQEHDDPAVTERSAA; encoded by the coding sequence ATGAAGGCGCTGCGGTCGGTCATGCGGATCAGGCCGTTCCGGCGTCTCTGGATCGTGCTCGGTGTCGCGTCGCTCGGCGACTGGCTCGGCCTGCTGGCCACCGCCATCTTCGCGTCCGCCCAGGTCACCGGCTCGGCCGCGAAGGGCCTGGTGTTCGGCTCGACGATCGCGGTGCGGCTGCTCCCGGCGCTGGTGCTCGGCCCGGTGGCCGGTGTGCTGGCCGACCGGTTCGACCGCCGGCTCACCATGGTCGTCTGCGACATCCTCCGCTTCCTGCTGTTCCTGTCCATCCCGCTGACCGCGCTGGCGGTGGACAACCCGGGCCTCATCGTCACCTGGGCCGCGATCGCCACGTTCCTGATCGAGGCGATCACGCTGATCTGGATCCCGGCCAAGGAGGCCGCGGTCCCGAACCTGATCCCGCGCGCCCGGCTGGAGATCTCCAACCAGCTGTCGCTGATCACCACGTACGGGATCACGCCGGTGATCGCGGCGCTCAGCCTCTCCGCGCTGGACGCGATCGTCCGCTCCGGCGTGGTGCCACAGCCACCGGAGTGGGGCGAGCCCGCGCAGCTGGCGCTGTACTTCAACGCGTTCTCCCGGCTCGCGCTCGCGGCCGTGGTGTTCTTCGGGATCAAGGAGATCAGCGGCCGCGGCGACCGGCGTGAGCAGCAGGACCAGGGCATGCTCCGGCAGTTCGCCGAGGGCTGGAAGTACGTCGGCAAGACCCCGATGGTCCGCGGGCTGGTGCTCGGCATCCTCGGTGCGTTCGGCGGCGGCGGCATCGTGATCGGCACCGCGAGGTTCTTCACCGCCTCGCTCGGCGCCGGCGACGCCGCGTTCTACCTGCTCTTCGGCACGCTCTTCATCGGTCTCGGCGCCGGCATCGGGCTCGGCCCGGTGATCATCCGCGATCTGTCCCGGCGCCGCTGGTTCGGCATGAGCATCGTGCTGGCCGCCGGTTCGGTGATGTTCCTGGCGTTCGCGATCCACCTGGCCATGGCAATCCTGGGTGCGCTGATGGTCGGCGCGGGCGCGGGTATGGCGTTCCTGGCCGGCACCACGCTGCTCGGCGGCGAGATCGGCGACGACGTGCGCGGCCGGGTCTTCGCGGTGGTCAACACCGGCACCCGGATGATCCTGATGATCGCGATCGCGCTCTCCGGTGTGATCGTCGGCGCCGGTGGCTCCCGGCGCGTGGAGATCGCCGGGTTGAGCATCTCGTTCTCGTCCACCCGCGCGCTGCTGCTGGTCGCGGGCGCGGTCGGGATCGTTGCCGGGATAAGCGCGTTCCGCCAGATGGACGACAAGCGCGGCGTGCCGGTGCTGGCCGACCTGTGGGGCTCGATGCGCGGGCGCCCGCTCTCCGCGGCCGAGCCACGGCACGCGGCCGGTCTGTTCGTGGTGTTCGAGGGCGGCGAGGGCGCGGGGAAGTCCACGCAGGTCAAGGCGCTCGCCGACGCGCTGCGCGAGCACGGCCGGACCGTGGTGGTCACGCGCGAGCCGGGCGCCACCGAGATCGGCGCGGAGATCCGTAACCTGGTGCTGCACGGCTCGCCGCCGTCACCGCGCGCGGAGGCGCTGCTCTACGCGGCCGACCGCGCCCACCACGTCGCCACCGTGGTTCGGCCGGCGCTGGGCCGGGGCGAGGTGGTGATCAGCGACCGGTACATCGACTCGTCGCTGGCCTATCAGGGCGCCGGCCGGACGCTGCCGGTCGAGGAGATCTCCTGGCTGTCCTCCTGGGCGACCGGCGGGCTCAAGCCGGACCTGGTGGTGCTGCTGGACGTGGACCCGAGCGTGGGACTGAGCCGGGTCTCCGGCCGCGGCGAGGGCACCGACCGGCTGGAGAGCGAGGCCACCGCGTTCCACGAGCGGGTGCGGTACGCGTTCCTCGATCTCGCCGCCGCCGACCCGCGCCGCTACCTGGTGCTGGACGCGTCCCGTTCGCCGGAGGAGCTGTCCGGCGCGATCATGGAGCGGGTGCTGGGCATGACCCAGGAGCACGACGATCCCGCGGTCACGGAGAGGAGTGCGGCCTGA
- a CDS encoding amino acid deaminase/aldolase, whose product MPPTDREALRARLDRATAHLDPPIGVVDLAAFDANADALTTRAAGKPIRVAAKSVRCRALLERVLARPGWAGVMAYTLPEAIWLVRSGVSDDVLVAYPTVSRAALAELSTDPRLAAAISLMADSPAQLDLVDAVTAPGRRERIRVCLDLDASWRPLGGRLHLGVRRSPVHSAAQAGRLAEHVLRRTGFRLVGLMAYEAQIAGLGDAPPRQAARGLIIRAVQKRSGAELLPRRMAAVAAVRELADLEFVNGGGTGSVAATAQDPSVTEVTAGSGLYGPALFDSYRAWRPVPAAFFGLSVVRRPADGFATVLGGGWIASGPAEKSRLPLPWLPEGLDYVGGEGPGEVQTPLSGPAADSLRPGDRVWFRHAKAGELCEHVNELHLIENDHITDTVPTYRGEGHAFLG is encoded by the coding sequence GTGCCCCCCACGGACCGCGAGGCGTTGCGCGCGCGACTGGACCGCGCCACCGCCCACCTCGACCCGCCGATCGGCGTAGTCGACCTGGCCGCGTTCGACGCGAACGCGGACGCGCTGACCACCCGTGCGGCCGGCAAACCGATCCGGGTCGCCGCGAAGTCCGTGCGCTGCCGGGCACTGCTGGAACGGGTGCTGGCCCGCCCCGGCTGGGCCGGCGTGATGGCGTACACGCTGCCCGAGGCGATCTGGCTGGTCCGCTCCGGCGTCAGCGACGACGTGCTGGTCGCCTACCCGACGGTCAGCCGCGCCGCACTCGCCGAGCTGAGCACCGACCCGCGACTCGCCGCCGCGATCTCGCTCATGGCGGACAGCCCCGCACAGCTGGACCTGGTCGACGCGGTCACCGCACCCGGCCGGCGCGAACGGATCCGCGTCTGCCTCGACCTGGACGCATCCTGGCGGCCGCTCGGCGGGCGGCTGCACCTGGGCGTCCGCCGCTCGCCGGTGCACTCCGCCGCGCAGGCCGGCCGCCTCGCCGAGCACGTGCTGCGTCGCACGGGCTTCCGGCTGGTCGGACTGATGGCCTACGAGGCACAGATCGCCGGCCTCGGCGACGCACCACCCCGGCAGGCCGCCCGCGGCCTGATCATCCGCGCCGTCCAGAAGCGCTCCGGCGCCGAGTTGCTCCCCCGGCGGATGGCCGCGGTCGCGGCCGTGCGCGAACTGGCTGACCTGGAGTTCGTCAACGGCGGCGGCACCGGCAGCGTGGCCGCCACCGCACAGGACCCGTCCGTCACCGAGGTGACCGCCGGCTCCGGGCTCTACGGCCCCGCACTCTTCGACAGCTACCGGGCATGGCGCCCCGTACCGGCCGCGTTCTTCGGCCTCTCGGTCGTCCGCCGCCCCGCCGACGGCTTCGCCACCGTGCTCGGCGGCGGATGGATCGCGTCCGGCCCCGCGGAGAAGAGCCGCCTCCCACTGCCCTGGCTGCCCGAAGGCCTGGACTACGTCGGCGGCGAGGGACCCGGCGAGGTCCAGACCCCGCTCTCCGGCCCGGCCGCCGACTCGCTGCGCCCCGGCGACCGCGTCTGGTTCCGCCATGCCAAGGCCGGCGAGCTCTGCGAACACGTCAACGAACTTCACCTGATCGAGAATGACCACATCACCGACACCGTCCCGACCTACCGCGGCGAGGGCCACGCGTTCCTGGGCTGA
- a CDS encoding TetR/AcrR family transcriptional regulator produces the protein MSTTAVTAGPLRRVPVQGRSVARVQRMLDACAELVDEVGYEGLTTTLLAERAEVAIGSVYQFFPDKRAIVQALALRNMEAYLERLSARFAAGNLAHWWDGVDAAIDEFIGMHRTVAGFRTLHFGDVVDVHLLDEERDNNVVIANRIAEVLHEQFAVADTPTLRFALEIAVTTADSLIKLAFRRDSDGDARIIQESKTLIRDYLQSHVGV, from the coding sequence GTGTCGACAACAGCTGTCACCGCCGGACCCCTACGTCGTGTCCCCGTTCAGGGGCGCAGCGTAGCGCGGGTCCAGCGCATGCTCGACGCCTGCGCTGAGCTTGTCGACGAGGTCGGATACGAGGGACTGACCACGACCCTGCTCGCCGAACGCGCCGAAGTGGCGATCGGCTCGGTCTATCAGTTCTTCCCGGACAAGCGGGCCATCGTGCAGGCACTCGCCCTGCGCAACATGGAGGCCTACCTCGAGCGACTGTCCGCCCGGTTCGCCGCCGGCAACCTCGCCCACTGGTGGGACGGGGTCGACGCCGCGATAGACGAGTTCATCGGCATGCACCGCACCGTCGCCGGCTTCCGCACGCTGCACTTCGGCGACGTCGTCGACGTGCACCTGCTGGACGAGGAACGCGACAACAACGTGGTCATCGCCAACCGGATCGCCGAGGTGCTGCACGAGCAGTTCGCGGTCGCGGACACACCCACGCTGCGGTTCGCCCTGGAGATCGCGGTGACCACGGCGGACTCCTTGATCAAGCTCGCGTTCCGCCGCGACTCGGACGGCGACGCCCGGATCATCCAGGAGTCCAAGACGCTGATCCGCGACTACCTCCAGTCCCACGTCGGCGTCTGA
- a CDS encoding D-arabinono-1,4-lactone oxidase, whose product MARTAPAPISTWSNWSGNQQVRPARVAMPASTDELSALLQDAAATGRGVKPVGSGHSFTSAAVADDIQVDMSGMSRIVAVDRAARLVTTQAGARLSALNETLSGYGLALPNLGDVDVQTISGAISTGTHGTGATLGCLSTFVERLTLVTATGEVLHCSAGRHPDVFAAARVGLGALGVITEVTLRCVDAFVLRAHETPARLADLLAGVEDRIAENDHFEFFWYPYTDRGQAKTNNRVPLDDAPLPRFRAWLDDEFLSNTVYGGLCRLGRAVPALVPSVHEVAARALTERTYTARSDRVFCTPRRVKFTEMEYAVPRAALPEALAALERILAALPFRVQFPVEVRFTAADDIWLSHGYGRDSAYLALHQFLGTPHEPYFRAFEQVAASLGGRPHWGKLHYRDAESLRPAYPRFDDFLAVRDRLDPHRLFRNAYTTQVLGS is encoded by the coding sequence ATGGCCCGCACAGCACCGGCACCGATCTCCACCTGGTCCAACTGGTCCGGGAACCAGCAGGTCAGACCCGCGCGTGTGGCGATGCCGGCCAGCACCGACGAGCTGTCCGCCCTCCTTCAGGATGCCGCCGCGACTGGGCGTGGCGTCAAGCCCGTGGGTAGCGGTCACTCGTTCACGTCGGCCGCCGTCGCGGACGACATCCAGGTCGACATGAGCGGAATGTCCCGGATCGTGGCCGTGGATCGGGCGGCCCGGCTCGTCACCACGCAGGCCGGTGCGCGGCTGTCCGCGCTCAACGAAACCCTTTCCGGGTATGGTCTAGCGCTCCCCAACCTCGGCGACGTCGACGTGCAGACCATCTCCGGAGCGATCTCCACCGGTACGCACGGGACCGGCGCCACGTTGGGGTGTCTTTCCACGTTCGTGGAACGGCTGACGCTGGTCACCGCCACCGGGGAGGTGCTGCACTGCTCCGCCGGCCGGCACCCGGACGTGTTCGCCGCCGCCCGCGTCGGCCTCGGCGCACTCGGCGTCATCACCGAGGTCACGCTGCGCTGCGTGGACGCGTTCGTGCTCCGCGCGCACGAGACGCCCGCGCGGCTCGCCGACCTGCTGGCCGGGGTGGAGGACCGGATCGCGGAGAACGACCACTTCGAGTTCTTCTGGTACCCGTACACCGACCGGGGCCAGGCGAAGACCAACAACCGGGTGCCGCTGGACGACGCGCCACTGCCCCGGTTCCGGGCCTGGCTCGACGACGAGTTCCTGTCCAACACGGTCTACGGCGGGCTCTGCCGCCTCGGCCGGGCCGTTCCCGCGCTGGTGCCGAGCGTGCACGAGGTCGCCGCCCGCGCGCTCACCGAGCGCACCTACACGGCCCGCTCCGACCGCGTCTTCTGCACGCCCCGCCGGGTCAAGTTCACCGAGATGGAGTACGCGGTGCCGCGTGCCGCGCTGCCGGAGGCGCTGGCCGCCCTGGAGCGCATCCTCGCCGCGCTGCCGTTCCGGGTGCAGTTCCCGGTCGAGGTCCGGTTCACCGCGGCGGACGACATCTGGCTCTCCCACGGCTACGGTCGCGACTCCGCGTATCTCGCGCTGCACCAGTTCCTGGGCACGCCGCACGAGCCGTACTTCCGCGCGTTCGAGCAGGTGGCGGCGTCGCTGGGCGGCCGGCCGCACTGGGGCAAGCTGCACTACCGCGACGCGGAGTCACTCCGCCCCGCCTACCCGCGCTTCGACGACTTCCTCGCGGTCCGCGACCGCCTCGACCCGCACCGCCTCTTCCGGAACGCCTACACCACCCAGGTCCTCGGCAGCTGA
- the topA gene encoding type I DNA topoisomerase, which translates to MPSNAKSTRLVIVESPAKAKTISGYLGPGYVVEASFGHVRDLPRNAAEVPSGYEDKPWARLGVDVDNGFTALYVVSPDRKKQVTKLRSLVKDVDEVLLATDEDREGEAIAWHLIETLKPKVPVRRMVFHEITKPAIQAAVANPRELDRDLVDAQEARRILDRLYGYEVSPVLWKKVRTGLSAGRVQSVATRIVVERERQRMAFRTADYWDILARLAVSGQVEGPRTFNATLIALNGDRVATGKDFEPTTGQVRPGAGVIHLDGDGARGLAARLDGRPFQVTRVEEKPYRRRPYAPFITSTLQQEAARKLRSSSQQTMRTAQRLYENGYITYMRTDSVNLSESALSAARTQIAELYGPANVPPQPRRYTGKVKNAQEAHEAIRPAGDVFRTPGEVANELSGDEFKLYELIWRRTIASQMTDAVGSSVSVRIRAVSTAGEEADFGATGKTITDPGFLRAYVESSDDENAEAEDAERRLPNLVKDQPLTAEQLDAVGHTTQPPARYTEASLVKALEELGIGRPSTYASIMQTIQDRGYVTKRGQTMIPSFLAFAVVGLLERHYPGLVDYNFTAAMENQLDEIAGGDARSADFLTAFYFGSGAGAEASIARAGGLKKLVTENLAEIDARSVNSIPLFRDDEDRDVVVRVGRYGPYIQRTHHTDDPATEASEDGRVSIPESLAPDELTPEKVDELFLGGGSGERKLGEHPETGEPVLLKSGRFGPYVSSGDKNSSLLNSQKPDELTLADALRLLSLPRLVGVAPDGAEVFALSGRYGPYVKKGDESRSLDSEDQIFTVTLDDALARLAAPKTRGARRAAAPPLREMGVDPATEKPLVIKDGRFGPYVTDGEFNASLRRSQTVEALTLEEASEMLAEKRAKGPAPAKKRAAKKAPAKKAATGDATPAKKATTKKTTAKKTTAKKTATKKAAPAKKATAAKTTTATAAKKAPAKKAAPAKATTDAS; encoded by the coding sequence GTGCCGAGCAACGCCAAGAGCACCCGTCTGGTCATCGTCGAGTCACCGGCGAAGGCTAAGACGATCTCGGGCTACCTTGGCCCGGGCTACGTCGTCGAGGCCAGCTTCGGGCACGTGCGCGACCTGCCCCGCAACGCCGCCGAGGTCCCGTCCGGCTACGAGGACAAGCCGTGGGCCCGGCTCGGCGTCGACGTGGACAACGGCTTCACCGCGCTCTACGTCGTCTCACCCGACCGGAAGAAGCAGGTCACCAAGCTCCGGTCGCTGGTCAAGGACGTCGACGAGGTCCTGCTCGCGACGGATGAGGACCGCGAGGGCGAGGCGATCGCCTGGCACCTGATCGAGACGCTGAAGCCCAAGGTCCCGGTCCGGCGGATGGTCTTCCACGAGATCACCAAGCCGGCCATCCAGGCCGCCGTCGCCAACCCACGCGAACTCGACCGCGACCTGGTCGACGCGCAGGAGGCGCGTCGCATCCTCGACCGTCTGTACGGCTACGAGGTCTCCCCGGTGCTGTGGAAGAAGGTGCGCACCGGCCTCTCCGCGGGCCGCGTGCAGTCCGTCGCCACCCGCATCGTGGTCGAGCGCGAGCGGCAGCGGATGGCGTTCCGCACCGCCGACTACTGGGACATCCTGGCCCGCCTCGCCGTGTCCGGCCAGGTCGAGGGCCCGCGCACGTTCAACGCCACGCTGATCGCGCTGAACGGGGACCGGGTCGCCACCGGCAAGGACTTCGAGCCGACCACCGGGCAGGTGCGGCCCGGCGCCGGGGTGATCCACCTCGACGGTGACGGTGCCCGTGGCCTGGCCGCCCGCCTCGACGGGCGGCCGTTCCAGGTCACCCGCGTCGAGGAGAAGCCGTACCGGCGCCGGCCGTACGCGCCGTTCATCACGTCCACGCTCCAGCAGGAGGCGGCCCGCAAGCTGCGCTCCAGTTCCCAGCAGACGATGCGCACGGCCCAGCGGCTGTACGAGAACGGCTACATCACCTACATGCGTACCGACTCGGTGAACCTCTCCGAGTCCGCGCTGTCCGCCGCGCGTACCCAGATCGCGGAGCTCTACGGCCCGGCCAACGTGCCGCCGCAGCCGCGCCGCTACACCGGCAAGGTGAAGAACGCGCAGGAGGCGCACGAGGCGATCCGCCCGGCCGGCGACGTGTTCCGCACGCCCGGCGAGGTGGCGAACGAGCTGTCCGGCGACGAGTTCAAGCTCTACGAGCTGATCTGGCGGCGCACCATCGCGTCCCAGATGACCGACGCGGTCGGCTCGTCCGTCTCGGTGCGCATCCGCGCGGTCTCCACCGCCGGTGAGGAGGCCGACTTCGGCGCCACCGGCAAGACCATCACCGACCCCGGCTTCCTGCGCGCCTACGTCGAGTCCTCCGACGACGAGAACGCGGAGGCGGAGGACGCGGAGCGCCGCTTGCCGAACCTGGTCAAGGACCAGCCGCTGACCGCGGAGCAGCTGGACGCGGTCGGTCACACCACCCAGCCGCCCGCGCGGTACACCGAGGCGTCGCTGGTCAAGGCGCTGGAGGAGCTGGGCATCGGCCGCCCCTCCACGTACGCGTCGATCATGCAGACCATCCAGGACCGTGGGTACGTGACGAAGCGCGGCCAGACGATGATCCCGTCGTTCCTGGCGTTCGCGGTGGTCGGCCTGCTCGAGCGGCACTACCCCGGCCTGGTCGACTACAACTTCACCGCCGCGATGGAGAACCAGCTCGACGAGATCGCCGGCGGCGACGCCCGGTCCGCCGACTTCCTCACCGCGTTCTACTTCGGCAGCGGCGCCGGTGCCGAGGCGTCGATCGCCCGCGCCGGCGGCCTGAAGAAGCTGGTCACGGAGAATCTGGCGGAGATCGACGCGCGCAGCGTCAACTCGATCCCGCTGTTCCGCGACGACGAGGACCGCGACGTCGTGGTTCGGGTCGGCCGCTACGGGCCGTACATTCAGCGCACTCACCACACCGACGACCCGGCCACGGAGGCGTCCGAGGACGGCCGCGTCTCCATCCCCGAGTCGCTGGCGCCGGACGAGCTGACGCCGGAGAAGGTCGACGAGCTGTTCCTCGGCGGTGGCAGCGGCGAGCGCAAGCTCGGCGAGCACCCGGAGACCGGCGAGCCGGTGCTGCTCAAGTCCGGCCGGTTCGGGCCGTACGTGTCCAGCGGCGACAAGAACTCCTCGCTGCTGAACAGCCAGAAGCCGGATGAGCTGACGCTGGCCGACGCGCTCCGCCTGCTCTCGCTGCCGCGCCTGGTCGGCGTGGCCCCGGACGGCGCCGAGGTCTTCGCGCTCTCCGGCCGCTACGGGCCGTACGTGAAGAAGGGCGACGAGTCCCGCTCGCTGGACAGCGAGGACCAGATCTTCACGGTCACGCTGGACGACGCGCTGGCCCGCCTCGCCGCGCCCAAGACCCGCGGTGCCCGCCGCGCCGCCGCCCCACCGCTGCGCGAGATGGGCGTCGACCCGGCCACCGAGAAGCCGCTGGTCATCAAGGACGGCCGGTTTGGGCCGTACGTGACGGACGGCGAGTTCAACGCGTCGCTGCGCCGCAGCCAGACGGTGGAGGCCCTGACGCTGGAGGAGGCCTCCGAGATGCTCGCCGAGAAGCGCGCCAAGGGCCCGGCCCCGGCCAAGAAGCGTGCCGCGAAGAAGGCCCCGGCGAAGAAGGCGGCCACCGGCGACGCCACCCCGGCGAAGAAGGCGACCACGAAGAAGACCACCGCCAAGAAGACCACCGCCAAGAAGACCGCCACGAAGAAGGCCGCCCCGGCCAAGAAGGCCACCGCCGCCAAGACCACCACTGCCACCGCCGCGAAGAAGGCTCCCGCGAAGAAGGCAGCCCCCGCCAAGGCCACCACCGACGCCTCCTGA
- a CDS encoding sodium-translocating pyrophosphatase, whose amino-acid sequence MSGFSPVAAGDGLSLTGTNLTYVVVAAVIALVALGFALALVRGVLAAGKGTTNMQEIAGAVQEGASAYLFRQFKTLGIFVVIALVLLFLLPVHDTDGNETLVKIGRSAFFVVGAVFSAFIGGAGMALATRANLRVAAAANEATGGREKAMQIAFRTGGVVGFLTVGLGLVGASLVVLLYKGDAPTVLEGFGFGAALLAMFMRVGGGIFTKAADVGADLVGKVEQGIPEDDPRNAATIADNVGDNVGDCAGMAADLFESYAVTLVAALILGRAAFGEDGLVYPLIVSAVGVLIAIVGVFITRLRASDRSGLTAINRAFYISAALSAVLVAVVTFLYLPNTFAGFEDPNVSADFTGNPQILAIGAVVIGIVLAAAIQALTGYFTETNKKPVQDIGKSSLTGPATVILAGISVGLESAVYSALVIGAGVFGAYLLGGGSIILSLFAVAMAGIGLLTTVGVIVAMDTFGPISDNAQGIAEMSGDVGEAGARTLTELDAVGNTTKAITKGIAIATAVLAATALFGSYRDTIATAITDAGEDLSIDALLNVSDPRNLVGLLIGAAVVFLFSGLAINAVSRSAGAVVVEVRRQFRENPGIMAGTTRPEYGRVVDICTRDAQRELLTPGLLAVLAPIAVGFGLGAGALASYLAGAIGTGTLMAVFLSNSGGAWDNSKKLVEDGAHGGKGSEAHAATVIGDTVGDPFKDTAGPAINPLIKVMNLVSLLIAPGVVMLSVGEDANTPVRIALAAVATLVIVAAVVWSKRKPISMGDEPPAGASGTPVPPKQEAVSA is encoded by the coding sequence ATGTCCGGGTTCAGCCCTGTCGCCGCCGGCGACGGCCTGTCCCTTACCGGTACGAATCTCACGTACGTCGTCGTCGCCGCGGTCATCGCGCTGGTGGCGCTGGGCTTCGCACTCGCGCTCGTGCGCGGTGTGCTGGCAGCCGGTAAGGGAACGACCAACATGCAGGAGATTGCCGGCGCCGTGCAGGAGGGCGCGTCGGCCTATCTCTTCCGCCAGTTCAAGACGCTCGGCATCTTCGTGGTGATCGCCCTCGTCCTGCTCTTCCTGCTGCCGGTGCACGACACCGACGGCAACGAGACGCTGGTCAAGATCGGCCGGTCCGCGTTCTTCGTGGTCGGCGCCGTCTTCTCCGCGTTCATCGGCGGCGCCGGCATGGCGCTGGCCACCCGCGCTAACCTGCGCGTCGCCGCCGCGGCGAACGAGGCGACCGGCGGCCGGGAGAAGGCGATGCAGATCGCGTTCCGCACCGGCGGCGTGGTCGGCTTCCTCACCGTCGGTCTCGGCCTGGTCGGCGCCTCGCTGGTGGTGCTGCTCTACAAGGGTGACGCGCCCACCGTGCTCGAGGGCTTCGGCTTCGGCGCGGCGCTGCTGGCCATGTTCATGCGGGTCGGCGGCGGCATCTTCACCAAGGCCGCGGACGTCGGCGCGGACCTGGTCGGCAAGGTCGAGCAGGGCATCCCGGAGGACGACCCGCGCAACGCCGCCACCATCGCGGACAACGTGGGCGACAACGTCGGCGACTGCGCCGGCATGGCCGCCGACCTGTTCGAGTCGTACGCGGTGACGCTGGTCGCCGCGCTGATCCTCGGCCGGGCCGCGTTCGGCGAGGACGGCCTGGTCTACCCGCTGATCGTGTCCGCGGTCGGCGTGCTGATCGCGATCGTCGGCGTGTTCATCACCCGGCTGCGCGCGTCGGACCGCAGCGGCCTGACCGCGATCAACCGGGCGTTCTACATCTCCGCGGCGCTCTCCGCGGTGCTGGTCGCCGTGGTCACGTTCCTCTACCTGCCGAACACGTTCGCCGGCTTCGAGGACCCGAACGTGAGCGCCGACTTCACCGGTAACCCGCAGATCCTGGCGATCGGCGCGGTCGTGATCGGCATCGTGCTGGCGGCCGCGATCCAGGCGCTGACCGGCTACTTCACCGAGACGAACAAGAAGCCGGTGCAGGACATCGGCAAGTCCTCGCTGACCGGTCCGGCGACCGTCATCCTGGCCGGTATCAGCGTCGGCCTGGAGTCCGCGGTCTACTCCGCGCTGGTGATCGGCGCCGGTGTGTTCGGTGCGTACCTGCTCGGCGGTGGCTCGATCATCCTGTCCCTGTTCGCGGTCGCGATGGCCGGTATCGGCCTGCTGACCACGGTCGGCGTGATCGTCGCGATGGACACGTTCGGCCCCATCTCGGACAACGCGCAGGGCATCGCGGAGATGTCCGGCGACGTGGGCGAGGCCGGTGCGCGCACGCTCACCGAACTGGACGCGGTCGGCAACACCACCAAGGCGATCACCAAGGGCATCGCGATCGCGACCGCGGTGCTCGCCGCGACCGCACTGTTCGGCTCGTACCGGGACACGATCGCGACCGCGATCACCGACGCGGGCGAGGACCTGTCGATCGACGCGCTGCTCAACGTGTCGGACCCGCGTAACCTGGTCGGCCTGCTGATCGGCGCCGCGGTGGTCTTCCTCTTCTCCGGCCTGGCGATCAACGCGGTCTCCCGGTCGGCCGGTGCGGTCGTGGTCGAGGTCCGCCGCCAGTTCCGGGAGAACCCGGGCATCATGGCCGGCACCACCCGTCCCGAGTACGGCCGCGTGGTCGACATCTGCACCCGGGACGCGCAGCGTGAGCTGCTCACCCCCGGACTGCTGGCGGTCCTGGCGCCGATCGCGGTCGGCTTCGGCCTGGGCGCGGGCGCGCTCGCGTCGTACCTGGCCGGTGCGATCGGCACCGGCACGCTGATGGCGGTGTTCCTGTCCAACTCCGGCGGCGCGTGGGACAACTCGAAGAAGCTGGTCGAGGACGGCGCGCACGGCGGCAAGGGCTCGGAGGCGCACGCGGCCACGGTCATCGGCGACACGGTCGGTGACCCGTTCAAGGACACCGCGGGCCCGGCCATCAACCCGCTGATCAAGGTGATGAACCTGGTCAGCCTCCTGATCGCGCCCGGCGTCGTGATGCTCAGCGTCGGCGAGGACGCGAACACGCCGGTCCGGATCGCGCTCGCCGCGGTGGCCACGCTGGTCATCGTCGCGGCCGTGGTCTGGAGCAAGCGGAAGCCGATCTCCATGGGCGACGAGCCGCCGGCCGGTGCGTCCGGCACGCCGGTCCCGCCCAAGCAGGAGGCCGTGAGCGCGTAG
- a CDS encoding ATP-binding protein, with protein MMATVRLAFSPAPVHVRTARLVGVAVARRAGVAEELLDEVRLAIGEACARAVALHRQYGVFQPVQVVMSDEDSYTVRVIDRAPIEAGLGIPSIPPDELANESLSDDELTTGVGFALLAGFVDDLQVRPVEEGVGTEVRMAWPTHAA; from the coding sequence GTGATGGCGACTGTCCGGCTGGCGTTCTCTCCGGCGCCCGTGCACGTGCGCACCGCCCGCCTGGTCGGCGTGGCCGTTGCCCGTCGTGCCGGGGTGGCCGAGGAACTTCTCGACGAGGTGCGGCTGGCGATCGGCGAGGCGTGTGCCCGCGCGGTCGCGCTGCACCGGCAGTACGGCGTGTTCCAGCCGGTCCAGGTCGTGATGTCCGACGAGGATTCGTACACCGTGCGGGTGATCGACCGTGCGCCGATCGAGGCCGGTCTCGGCATCCCGTCGATCCCGCCGGACGAGCTGGCCAATGAGTCGCTCTCCGACGACGAGCTGACCACGGGTGTCGGATTTGCCCTGTTGGCCGGATTTGTGGATGATCTCCAGGTGCGCCCGGTCGAGGAGGGCGTGGGCACCGAGGTCCGCATGGCCTGGCCCACTCACGCCGCCTGA